One window from the genome of Pararhizobium gei encodes:
- the pgi gene encoding glucose-6-phosphate isomerase: MTALVEQLKSTVAETKATDLRAAFASDPDRFSKYSVTLDDMLFDYSKCAVNERVLTGLEAIAEASRVTAKRDAMFAGEIINITEGRAVLHTALRNRSNTPVLVDGRDVMPDVDAVLDAMGVFSEAIRAGTLTGATGKKITDVVNIGIGGSDLGPVMATLALAPEHDGPRLHFVSNIDGAHIADTLKLLNAETSLFIVASKTFTTIETMTNAATARAFIAGKLGEPAVPHHFCAVSTALDKVAAFGIESDRIFGFWDWVGGRYSIWSAIGLPLMIAIGKEKFEEFLAGAHSIDNHFRTAPLRENIPMLLGLIGYYHRNVLGYATRAILPYDQRLSRFPAYLQQLDMESNGKGVTLDGTPVEGNSGPVVWGEPGTNGQHAFYQLIHQGTSVIPAEFMIAANGHEPELRHQHQLLIANCLAQSEALMKGRTLEEAKAQMAAKGQDASFIDRIAPHRVFTGNRPSLTFVYDRMTPFTFGRLVAIYEHRVFVEGALFNINSFDQWGVELGKELATGLLPVVEGKESAEGHDSSTAGLVAALLKAAE, from the coding sequence ATGACCGCACTCGTCGAACAGTTGAAGTCAACCGTTGCCGAAACCAAGGCCACCGACCTCCGGGCCGCTTTTGCCAGCGATCCCGATCGTTTCTCGAAATACAGCGTAACACTCGACGACATGCTGTTCGATTATTCGAAATGCGCCGTCAACGAAAGGGTTCTCACCGGCCTTGAGGCCATCGCCGAAGCGAGCAGGGTGACGGCAAAGCGCGATGCGATGTTTGCCGGGGAAATCATCAATATCACCGAGGGCCGGGCAGTGCTGCATACGGCACTGCGCAACCGGTCCAACACGCCGGTGCTTGTGGACGGCAGGGACGTCATGCCGGATGTCGATGCGGTGCTGGACGCGATGGGCGTTTTCTCCGAGGCAATCCGGGCCGGCACGCTGACCGGGGCGACCGGCAAGAAGATCACGGATGTCGTCAATATCGGCATTGGTGGCTCGGACCTTGGACCGGTGATGGCGACGCTGGCGCTGGCGCCCGAGCATGACGGCCCGCGGCTGCATTTCGTTTCCAACATCGACGGCGCCCATATCGCCGACACGCTGAAACTGCTCAATGCCGAGACCTCGCTGTTCATCGTCGCCTCGAAAACCTTCACCACGATTGAGACGATGACCAATGCAGCGACTGCTCGCGCCTTCATCGCCGGCAAGCTCGGCGAACCTGCCGTGCCCCACCACTTCTGCGCCGTCTCCACCGCGCTGGACAAGGTGGCCGCCTTTGGCATCGAAAGCGACCGGATCTTTGGCTTCTGGGATTGGGTCGGCGGTCGCTACTCGATCTGGTCGGCCATCGGCCTGCCGCTGATGATCGCCATCGGCAAGGAAAAATTCGAAGAGTTCCTGGCAGGCGCGCATTCGATCGACAACCATTTCCGCACGGCCCCCTTGCGTGAAAACATCCCGATGCTGCTCGGCCTCATCGGCTACTATCATCGCAACGTGCTCGGCTATGCCACGCGCGCCATCCTGCCCTATGATCAACGCCTTTCGCGTTTCCCGGCCTATCTTCAGCAGTTGGACATGGAATCCAACGGCAAGGGCGTAACACTCGACGGGACGCCGGTCGAAGGCAATTCCGGCCCGGTGGTCTGGGGTGAGCCCGGAACCAACGGGCAACACGCCTTTTACCAGCTGATCCATCAGGGGACGAGCGTTATCCCCGCCGAATTCATGATCGCTGCCAACGGCCATGAGCCGGAGCTGCGCCACCAGCACCAGTTGCTGATCGCCAACTGCCTGGCGCAATCGGAAGCACTGATGAAGGGCAGAACGCTGGAAGAAGCGAAGGCGCAGATGGCCGCGAAGGGCCAGGATGCCTCCTTCATCGACCGCATCGCGCCGCACCGCGTGTTTACCGGCAACCGGCCGTCCCTGACCTTCGTCTACGACCGGATGACGCCGTTCACCTTCGGCCGCCTGGTCGCGATCTACGAGCACCGCGTCTTTGTCGAGGGCGCTCTGTTCAACATCAACTCCTTCGACCAGTGGGGCGTGGAACTGGGCAAGGAACTCGCGACCGGTCTCCTGCCTGTTGTCGAAGGCAAGGAAAGCGCCGAAGGCCATGACAGCTCGACCGCCGGGCTGGTGGCTGCCCTGCTGAAAGCGGCCGAATGA
- a CDS encoding carbohydrate kinase family protein, translating to MIICCGEALIDMLPRQTTSGETAFSPYAGGAIFNTAIALGRLGIPTGFFTGLSDDMFGDVLRETLKSSNVDFAPCATLSLHTTLAFVKLVNGSATYAFFDENTAGRMITQKDLPALGDFCEALHFGAISLIPEPCGSTYEALMTREYEKRVISFDPNIRPGFIKDAASHKARMLRMAAMSDIVKFSDEDLDWFGEEGTHEELVAKWLQRGPKLVVITKGADGADGYTSRGKVSVPGEKVTVVDTVGAGDTFDAGILASLKRSNLLTKEAVATLSEDAVRDALALGAKAASVTVSRAGANPPWSYEIGL from the coding sequence ATGATCATCTGCTGTGGGGAAGCCCTGATCGACATGCTGCCGCGTCAGACGACATCAGGCGAAACGGCGTTCTCGCCCTATGCCGGCGGCGCCATCTTCAACACCGCAATTGCGCTTGGGCGGCTCGGCATACCCACAGGTTTCTTCACCGGCCTGTCGGACGATATGTTCGGGGATGTTCTGCGCGAAACGCTGAAATCCAGCAATGTCGATTTCGCCCCCTGCGCCACCTTGTCGCTGCACACCACGCTCGCCTTCGTCAAGCTGGTCAACGGCTCGGCGACATATGCCTTCTTCGACGAGAACACGGCGGGCCGGATGATCACCCAGAAGGACCTGCCGGCGCTCGGAGATTTCTGCGAGGCGCTGCATTTCGGCGCCATCAGCCTGATTCCAGAACCGTGCGGCTCGACTTACGAAGCATTGATGACCCGCGAATATGAAAAGCGCGTGATCTCCTTCGACCCCAATATCCGCCCCGGCTTCATCAAGGACGCGGCATCCCACAAAGCACGCATGCTGCGCATGGCCGCTATGTCAGATATCGTCAAGTTCTCCGATGAGGATCTCGACTGGTTCGGCGAGGAGGGCACGCATGAGGAACTGGTGGCCAAGTGGCTGCAGCGCGGCCCCAAACTCGTCGTCATCACCAAGGGTGCCGACGGCGCCGATGGCTATACCAGCCGCGGCAAAGTCTCCGTGCCGGGCGAGAAGGTGACTGTCGTAGACACGGTCGGTGCCGGCGACACGTTCGACGCGGGCATCCTGGCTTCGCTGAAGCGCAGCAATCTCCTGACCAAGGAGGCCGTCGCCACGCTCAGCGAAGACGCGGTTCGCGATGCGCTTGCGCTCGGCGCCAAAGCCGCTTCCGTCACCGTCTCCCGGGCAGGGGCCAATCCGCCCTGGAGCTATGAAATCGGACTTTGA
- a CDS encoding AI-2E family transporter: MQSRNRERNELAPEPRLLGRAAHERSALVGPISAARWLLVFVLLAGVYFFHGFLVPVLAALVIGFASWPIYRRLLALIGGNRTLGATIATLLVISFIVVPISVAAVYAVDEVHSWVAWAIETNRFGAAVPLWLTQIPAAGVWLGQQWAKYVGHPGALGELVQLVSGSNIGNIYRGVLVVGASAFTSFLTLLFMLITLFFVYRDGEKLVGQLDKLGERIFPMRWERVSRIVPLTISSTVTGMGVIAIGEGIVLGIAYWLAGVPSPVTLGIITGLMALIPGGAPLSFTLVSVYLVASGSSVAGLALFVWGTVELFIVDKTLRPRLVGGPIKLPFLPTFFGLVGGVKTMGFLGLFVGPVLMALLVAIWREWMREVSAQAAETSIIKPA; encoded by the coding sequence GTGCAGTCGAGAAATCGCGAACGAAACGAACTGGCTCCGGAGCCGCGCCTCCTCGGTCGGGCGGCCCATGAGCGTTCGGCACTGGTAGGACCCATCTCGGCAGCGCGTTGGCTGCTTGTCTTCGTGCTTCTGGCCGGAGTCTATTTTTTCCATGGCTTTCTGGTACCGGTGCTGGCCGCCCTTGTCATCGGTTTCGCGAGCTGGCCAATCTACCGCCGGCTTCTTGCGCTCATCGGCGGCAACAGAACGCTCGGTGCCACCATCGCGACCCTTCTTGTGATCTCCTTCATCGTCGTGCCTATTTCGGTCGCCGCCGTTTATGCCGTCGATGAAGTACACAGCTGGGTCGCTTGGGCAATTGAGACCAACCGCTTCGGCGCGGCTGTTCCGCTCTGGCTGACGCAGATCCCTGCAGCCGGTGTCTGGCTCGGACAGCAATGGGCCAAATATGTGGGGCATCCCGGTGCGCTCGGGGAACTGGTGCAACTCGTAAGCGGCTCCAATATCGGCAATATCTATCGCGGTGTTCTGGTCGTCGGCGCCTCGGCCTTCACGTCTTTTTTGACCTTGCTGTTCATGCTGATCACGCTGTTCTTCGTTTATCGCGACGGCGAAAAACTGGTCGGCCAGCTCGACAAGCTCGGCGAGCGCATCTTCCCCATGCGATGGGAGCGGGTCTCTCGCATCGTGCCGCTGACCATCAGTTCCACCGTGACAGGCATGGGCGTCATCGCCATCGGCGAGGGCATTGTCCTCGGGATTGCCTATTGGCTCGCTGGCGTTCCGTCGCCGGTGACGCTGGGCATCATCACCGGCCTGATGGCGCTGATCCCCGGCGGTGCGCCTTTGTCCTTCACGCTCGTCTCTGTCTATCTCGTGGCAAGCGGATCGTCCGTCGCCGGCCTGGCATTGTTCGTCTGGGGAACGGTCGAGCTCTTCATCGTCGACAAGACGCTTCGCCCGCGGCTGGTTGGCGGTCCAATCAAGCTGCCGTTTCTCCCGACTTTCTTCGGTCTCGTCGGCGGTGTGAAGACCATGGGCTTTCTCGGCCTGTTCGTCGGGCCGGTGCTGATGGCCCTGCTCGTCGCGATCTGGCGCGAATGGATGCGCGAAGTATCGGCGCAGGCCGCGGAGACGTCGATCATCAAGCCGGCTTGA
- a CDS encoding orotate phosphoribosyltransferase encodes MIQIPFTEPAVMAELTAKMLWEIKAVHFSADKPYKLASGMASPVYIDCRKLISYPRIRSAVMDFAAATVLREAGFEQFDVIAGGETAGIPFAAMLAERLALPMIYVRKAPKGHGRNAQIEGHMQEGARVLVIEDLTTAGGSMFKFIDAIRAAGGLVDHGIALFYYDIFPEARGQMKDKGVTLMNIATWRDVLAVAKERKLFDEKTLSEVEAFLNAPLEWSGRNGGVSALASS; translated from the coding sequence ATGATCCAGATCCCTTTTACAGAACCCGCCGTCATGGCCGAATTGACAGCCAAGATGCTCTGGGAAATTAAAGCGGTGCATTTCAGCGCGGACAAGCCCTACAAGCTGGCATCGGGCATGGCGAGCCCGGTTTATATCGATTGCCGCAAGCTGATTTCCTATCCGCGCATCCGCTCGGCCGTGATGGATTTTGCCGCCGCAACCGTACTGCGCGAGGCAGGGTTCGAGCAGTTCGACGTGATTGCCGGGGGCGAGACGGCGGGCATTCCCTTTGCCGCCATGCTGGCCGAGCGGCTGGCCCTGCCGATGATCTATGTGCGCAAGGCTCCCAAGGGCCATGGCCGCAACGCGCAGATCGAGGGCCACATGCAGGAAGGCGCCCGCGTGCTGGTGATCGAGGACCTGACGACGGCTGGCGGTTCGATGTTCAAGTTCATCGATGCGATCCGCGCCGCCGGCGGCCTGGTCGATCATGGCATCGCATTGTTCTACTACGACATCTTTCCGGAAGCGCGCGGACAGATGAAGGACAAGGGTGTCACGCTCATGAATATCGCTACCTGGCGTGATGTTCTGGCGGTGGCGAAAGAGCGGAAACTGTTCGATGAAAAGACGCTGTCCGAGGTCGAGGCCTTCCTCAATGCGCCGCTCGAATGGTCCGGCCGCAATGGCGGCGTCAGCGCTCTCGCCAGTTCCTGA
- a CDS encoding virulence RhuM family protein, translating to MADNNLILYTTEDGRSRIELRAIDGTAWMTQAQMAELFQTSPQAITQQIGSIYEEQELSEEATCKELLQVRTEGNRTVSRALKHYNLDMILAVGYRVRSARGVQFRRWATTTLTEYLIKGFAIDDARLKQPDYDYFDELIERIRDIRASEARFYQKVRDILALSEDYDPSSKSVNTFYATIQNKMLHAITSHTAAELIVARADAAAPNMGLTSWKGSRVRKGDVVTAKNYLAQPEISELNLIVTMFLDTADLRTRRRQTVQLAEWEGILDNFLRSNELNVLKNAGSVSHKKAVAIAEARYESFDGGRKEAEHLADAKTDELDELKRIADGVKNSGKHKT from the coding sequence ATGGCTGACAATAATCTTATCCTCTACACCACGGAAGACGGTCGTAGCCGGATCGAATTACGCGCGATTGATGGAACGGCATGGATGACACAAGCCCAGATGGCCGAGTTGTTTCAGACGTCCCCACAAGCGATAACCCAGCAAATTGGAAGTATTTACGAAGAGCAGGAGCTAAGCGAAGAGGCAACTTGTAAGGAACTCTTACAGGTTCGAACCGAAGGGAATCGTACGGTTTCCCGCGCTTTAAAGCACTACAATCTCGATATGATCCTCGCCGTTGGATACCGCGTTCGGTCTGCGCGGGGAGTCCAGTTCCGCCGGTGGGCCACGACGACACTGACCGAGTACCTGATCAAAGGATTTGCAATTGACGACGCGCGGCTAAAGCAGCCGGATTATGATTATTTCGACGAGCTGATTGAGCGCATCCGCGACATCCGTGCGTCGGAAGCTCGCTTCTATCAGAAAGTGCGGGATATCCTGGCGCTCAGCGAGGATTACGATCCTAGCTCTAAATCCGTGAATACGTTCTATGCGACCATCCAGAACAAAATGCTGCACGCGATCACTAGCCATACCGCCGCCGAACTGATTGTCGCCCGCGCTGATGCCGCTGCACCAAATATGGGACTGACCTCATGGAAGGGGTCGCGAGTACGCAAGGGCGATGTCGTGACCGCGAAGAATTATCTCGCTCAGCCAGAGATTTCAGAACTGAACCTCATCGTCACGATGTTTCTAGATACCGCCGATTTGCGCACCAGGCGTCGGCAGACCGTGCAGTTGGCTGAATGGGAAGGAATCCTTGACAACTTCTTGCGCTCCAATGAGCTAAACGTCCTAAAAAATGCCGGCTCTGTATCGCACAAAAAGGCTGTGGCTATTGCCGAGGCACGATACGAGAGTTTTGACGGGGGGCGCAAGGAAGCCGAACATTTAGCAGATGCCAAGACCGACGAGCTTGATGAATTGAAACGCATTGCCGACGGCGTAAAGAACAGCGGAAAACATAAGACTTGA
- the abc-f gene encoding ribosomal protection-like ABC-F family protein translates to MIRIDNISKQNSHRLLFIEASAALNRGEKIGLVGPNGAGKTTLFRMITGEETPDEGQVSADKGMTIGYFNQDVGEMEGRSAVAEVMDGAGPVSVVAAELHELEAAMSDPDRMDEMDAIIERYGEVQARYEELDGYALEGRAREVLAGLSFSQEMMDGDVGKLSGGWKMRVALARILLMRPDAMLLDEPSNHLDLESLIWLEEFLQGYDGALLMTSHDREFMNRIVTKIIEIDGGSLTTYSGDYAFYEQQRALAEKHQQSQFERQQAMLAKEIKFIERFKARASHASQVQSRVKKLEKIDRVEPPKRRQTVAFEFQPAPRSGEDVINLKNVYKSYGSRSIYEGLDFMVRRRERWCIMGINGAGKSTLLKLVTGSTDPDKGSVALGASVKLGYFAQHAMDLLDGERTVFETLEHEFPRAGQGPLRSLAGCFGFSGDDVEKRCRVLSGGEKARLVMAIMLFDPPNLLVLDEPTNHLDLDTKEMLIKALSEYEGTMLFVSHDRHFLAALSNRVLELTPDGIHQYGGGYTEYVARTGQEAPGLRS, encoded by the coding sequence ATGATCCGTATCGACAATATCAGCAAGCAGAACAGCCATCGGCTGCTCTTTATCGAGGCCTCCGCAGCGCTCAACAGGGGCGAGAAGATCGGCCTCGTCGGACCCAACGGCGCCGGAAAGACGACGCTTTTCCGGATGATCACGGGTGAGGAAACGCCGGACGAAGGCCAGGTTTCCGCTGACAAGGGAATGACCATCGGCTATTTCAACCAGGATGTCGGCGAGATGGAAGGCCGCAGTGCCGTTGCCGAGGTTATGGATGGTGCCGGCCCGGTCAGCGTCGTCGCCGCCGAATTGCATGAGCTTGAAGCCGCTATGTCCGATCCCGACCGCATGGACGAGATGGACGCGATCATCGAACGCTACGGCGAGGTCCAGGCTCGCTACGAGGAACTGGATGGTTATGCCCTGGAAGGCAGGGCGCGCGAGGTGCTGGCGGGCCTGAGCTTCAGCCAGGAGATGATGGACGGCGATGTCGGCAAGCTGTCCGGCGGCTGGAAGATGCGCGTCGCGCTCGCCCGAATCCTGCTGATGCGGCCCGATGCCATGCTGCTGGACGAGCCGAGCAACCATCTTGATCTGGAAAGCCTGATCTGGCTTGAGGAGTTTCTACAGGGCTATGATGGCGCTTTGCTGATGACCTCGCATGACCGCGAGTTCATGAACCGCATCGTCACCAAGATCATCGAGATCGACGGCGGGTCGCTGACCACCTATTCCGGCGACTATGCCTTTTACGAGCAACAGCGGGCGCTGGCCGAAAAGCACCAGCAGTCGCAGTTCGAGCGGCAGCAGGCAATGCTGGCCAAGGAAATCAAGTTCATCGAGCGCTTTAAGGCGCGCGCCTCGCATGCCTCGCAGGTCCAGAGCCGCGTCAAGAAATTGGAGAAGATCGACCGCGTCGAGCCGCCGAAGCGCCGCCAGACCGTCGCCTTCGAGTTCCAGCCTGCACCGCGCTCGGGCGAAGACGTGATCAACCTGAAGAACGTCTATAAAAGCTATGGCAGCCGCAGCATCTATGAAGGCCTCGACTTCATGGTCCGGCGCCGGGAGCGCTGGTGCATCATGGGCATCAATGGCGCCGGCAAATCGACGTTGCTGAAACTGGTGACGGGCTCGACCGACCCGGACAAGGGCAGCGTCGCCCTCGGCGCCAGCGTCAAGTTGGGCTATTTTGCCCAGCACGCCATGGATCTGCTGGATGGCGAGCGCACCGTCTTCGAAACACTGGAACATGAATTTCCCCGGGCAGGCCAGGGGCCGTTACGCTCGCTTGCCGGCTGCTTCGGCTTTTCCGGCGACGACGTGGAAAAGAGATGCCGGGTCCTCTCAGGCGGGGAAAAGGCGCGGCTGGTCATGGCGATAATGCTGTTCGATCCACCCAATCTGCTCGTCCTCGACGAGCCGACCAACCATCTGGATCTCGACACCAAGGAGATGCTGATCAAGGCCCTGTCGGAGTACGAAGGCACGATGCTCTTCGTCTCCCATGACCGGCATTTTCTCGCGGCACTCTCCAACCGCGTCCTGGAGCTGACGCCGGACGGCATTCATCAGTATGGCGGCGGCTATACGGAATATGTCGCGCGCACCGGCCAGGAAGCCCCTGGCCTGCGCAGCTGA
- a CDS encoding MFS transporter encodes MSDHALSSGARWGGVSSAEFALAVGGFGIGTGEFAIMGLLPQVADDMLVSVPYAGHVISAYAIGVVVGAPLIAVMAARYSRHSVLLALMGLFAAGNLASAIAGNFGLLVAARFLAGLPHGAYFGVAALVAAGMVAPHQRARAIGRVMMGLTVATLVGTPLAAWFGQALGWRAAFGIVGVISVMTVILTWFYVPKDRANPAASPLKELGALGKSQVWLTLGICAIGCGGMFAVFSYITPALTDVAGVPLASVPLMLSVFGAGMILGNVVGSRLADWALLPAIGIALVFNLAAYVLFYFTMTTPWMAVINILLIGGGFAVVPGIQTRLMDVAGEAQTLAAALSHSAFNLANALGAWLGGLSIAAGYGWTSTGLVGAIMAAAGISIFLVSVLLDGNRVPAQASR; translated from the coding sequence ATGTCAGATCACGCTCTTTCATCCGGCGCCCGGTGGGGTGGTGTCTCCAGTGCCGAATTTGCGCTGGCGGTTGGTGGCTTCGGTATTGGCACCGGCGAATTCGCCATCATGGGGCTTCTTCCACAGGTGGCAGACGACATGCTGGTGTCGGTGCCCTATGCCGGCCATGTCATCAGCGCCTATGCAATCGGCGTGGTCGTCGGTGCGCCGTTGATCGCCGTCATGGCCGCCCGTTATTCGCGTCATTCGGTCCTTCTCGCTCTGATGGGTCTCTTTGCCGCTGGAAATCTCGCCAGCGCCATTGCCGGAAATTTCGGCCTGCTCGTTGCCGCGCGCTTTCTGGCCGGCCTGCCGCACGGCGCCTATTTCGGCGTTGCGGCCCTTGTCGCGGCCGGCATGGTTGCGCCCCATCAGCGGGCGCGGGCCATTGGCCGGGTCATGATGGGGCTGACGGTCGCGACGCTTGTCGGAACGCCGCTTGCTGCCTGGTTCGGGCAGGCGCTTGGCTGGCGTGCCGCCTTCGGGATTGTCGGAGTCATCAGCGTGATGACCGTAATCCTCACATGGTTCTATGTGCCGAAGGACAGGGCCAATCCGGCTGCGAGCCCGCTGAAGGAACTGGGTGCGCTCGGCAAGAGCCAGGTCTGGCTGACGCTCGGCATCTGCGCCATCGGCTGCGGCGGCATGTTCGCCGTCTTCAGCTATATCACGCCCGCCCTGACAGATGTCGCCGGTGTTCCGCTGGCAAGCGTTCCTCTGATGCTCTCGGTCTTCGGAGCTGGCATGATCCTCGGCAATGTCGTCGGTTCGCGCCTTGCCGACTGGGCGCTTCTGCCGGCCATCGGCATCGCGCTCGTCTTCAATCTGGCGGCGTATGTGCTCTTCTACTTTACCATGACAACGCCCTGGATGGCTGTCATCAACATATTGCTGATCGGCGGCGGCTTTGCGGTGGTGCCGGGCATCCAGACGCGTTTGATGGATGTCGCCGGGGAAGCGCAGACCTTGGCGGCAGCTTTGAGCCATTCCGCTTTCAACTTGGCCAACGCGCTCGGCGCCTGGCTTGGGGGCCTGTCGATCGCTGCAGGGTATGGCTGGACCTCCACCGGTCTCGTCGGTGCCATCATGGCTGCCGCCGGCATCAGTATCTTTCTTGTCTCGGTCTTGCTGGATGGCAACAGGGTGCCGGCCCAAGCCAGCCGATAA
- a CDS encoding bifunctional allantoicase/(S)-ureidoglycine aminohydrolase produces the protein MNRSYYAPTGGTPAQTQILTDRAVFTEAYAVIPKGVMMDIVTSFLPFWENTRLWVLSRPLSGFAETFSQYIMELAPGGGSDRPEPDASAEGVLFVVEGELTVMLDGAIHRMTPGGYAFLPPGSDWTARNRSGNPVRFHWIRKAYDAVDGLERPQPLFLNEADIAPTPMPGTDGKWATTRFVDPADLRHDMHVTIVTFEPGAVIPFAETHVMEHGLYVLEGKAVYRLNQDWVEVEAGDYMWLRAFCPQACYAGGPGKFRYLLYKDVNRHMKLRPRA, from the coding sequence ATGAACCGCAGCTACTACGCCCCGACCGGCGGCACACCCGCCCAGACGCAGATTCTGACGGATCGGGCAGTCTTCACGGAAGCTTATGCCGTTATTCCCAAGGGGGTGATGATGGACATCGTCACGAGCTTTCTGCCCTTCTGGGAAAACACGCGGCTGTGGGTACTTTCGCGTCCGCTGTCGGGTTTTGCCGAGACCTTCTCGCAATATATCATGGAACTGGCGCCCGGTGGTGGCAGCGATCGGCCGGAACCCGACGCTTCGGCGGAGGGGGTCTTGTTTGTCGTGGAGGGCGAGCTGACCGTTATGCTGGACGGTGCAATACATCGGATGACACCGGGCGGTTATGCCTTTCTGCCGCCGGGCAGCGACTGGACAGCTCGAAATCGTTCTGGAAATCCTGTCCGGTTCCACTGGATTCGCAAAGCCTATGATGCCGTCGATGGCCTGGAGCGTCCGCAACCCTTGTTTCTGAACGAGGCAGATATCGCACCTACGCCAATGCCCGGCACGGACGGGAAATGGGCGACGACCCGCTTCGTCGATCCGGCCGACTTGCGGCATGACATGCATGTGACGATCGTTACATTCGAGCCGGGCGCCGTCATTCCCTTCGCTGAAACCCATGTCATGGAACACGGCCTGTATGTGCTGGAAGGCAAGGCCGTCTATCGGCTGAACCAGGATTGGGTCGAGGTCGAGGCGGGCGACTATATGTGGCTGCGGGCTTTCTGCCCCCAGGCCTGCTATGCGGGCGGACCGGGGAAATTTCGCTATCTTCTCTACAAGGACGTCAACCGCCACATGAAGCTCAGGCCGCGTGCCTGA
- a CDS encoding long-chain-fatty-acid--CoA ligase, producing MSDTEIQRPGIDGAKPWLASYPPGMPAEIPPLAFQSIGDLFDHACISHAERPAFTCMGKTLSFADVEFYSRKIGAWLQTTGLVRGDRVAVMMPNILQNPVIVFGILRAGYTVVNVNPLYTPRELEYQLKDAGAKTIFVLENFAHTVEQVAARTELKQIVVATMGDLLGVKGTIVNIVVRKVKKLVPEWSLPGHVSFKAVLARGAGATLDKPDVKRNDVAFLQYTGGTTGVSKGATLTHSNLMSNMDQMGLWLESAFLNRKRPDRLVFLCALPLYHIFALTVNALMGLRTGGQNILIPNPRDIPAFVKELAKYEVNIFPGLNTLFNALMNNEAFQKLDFSSLALTFGGGMAVQRPVAERWEKMTGCPIKEGYGLSETSPVATANRLDGAEFTGTIGLPLPSTEVEIRDEDGHSLPLGDIGEICIRGPQVMAGYWQRPEETARAISSDGFFRSGDIGFMNAEGLIKIVDRKKDMILVSGFNVFPNEIEEVAMTHAGVLECAAIGVADPHSGEAVKLFVVKKDGSLTEADVKAHCAANLTNYKRPKFVEFRTELPKSNVGKILRKDLRG from the coding sequence ATGTCGGACACTGAAATTCAAAGGCCGGGTATCGATGGCGCCAAGCCTTGGCTCGCATCCTATCCTCCGGGAATGCCCGCCGAGATACCGCCTCTTGCCTTTCAGTCGATTGGCGACCTTTTCGACCATGCTTGCATCAGCCATGCCGAGCGCCCTGCCTTTACCTGCATGGGAAAAACACTGAGCTTTGCTGATGTCGAGTTCTACAGCCGGAAAATAGGGGCATGGCTCCAGACGACGGGCCTTGTCCGTGGCGATAGGGTCGCAGTCATGATGCCGAACATTCTGCAGAACCCGGTCATCGTGTTCGGCATTTTGCGGGCCGGTTACACCGTCGTCAACGTCAACCCGCTCTACACACCGAGAGAATTGGAATATCAGCTCAAAGATGCCGGTGCCAAAACCATTTTCGTGCTGGAGAATTTTGCCCATACCGTGGAGCAGGTCGCAGCCCGCACCGAACTGAAGCAGATCGTCGTGGCCACAATGGGCGACCTCCTGGGAGTTAAGGGCACGATCGTCAACATCGTCGTCCGCAAGGTGAAGAAACTTGTACCGGAATGGTCCCTTCCCGGACATGTGTCATTCAAGGCCGTCCTTGCGAGGGGCGCCGGCGCAACGCTCGACAAGCCCGACGTGAAGCGCAATGACGTCGCGTTTCTGCAGTATACCGGCGGAACGACAGGCGTTTCCAAGGGGGCGACGCTGACCCATTCCAACCTCATGTCGAACATGGACCAGATGGGGCTTTGGCTGGAATCGGCATTCCTCAATCGGAAACGGCCCGACCGGCTGGTCTTTCTATGCGCTCTGCCACTCTACCACATTTTCGCGTTGACGGTGAATGCGCTGATGGGCCTGAGAACCGGGGGGCAGAACATTCTCATTCCCAATCCCCGCGACATTCCGGCTTTCGTGAAGGAACTGGCGAAATACGAGGTCAATATCTTTCCCGGCCTCAACACGCTGTTCAATGCATTGATGAACAATGAAGCTTTCCAGAAGCTCGATTTTTCGTCCCTGGCCTTGACTTTCGGAGGTGGCATGGCCGTACAGCGTCCGGTTGCCGAGCGCTGGGAAAAAATGACGGGATGCCCCATTAAGGAAGGATATGGCCTTTCCGAAACGTCGCCGGTTGCAACCGCCAACAGGTTGGACGGGGCCGAATTCACCGGCACGATCGGCCTGCCGCTTCCCTCGACCGAAGTCGAAATTCGCGATGAGGATGGCCACAGCCTGCCCCTTGGCGACATCGGTGAGATCTGCATCCGCGGCCCGCAGGTGATGGCCGGTTATTGGCAGCGCCCTGAAGAGACGGCGCGCGCGATCTCGTCCGACGGATTTTTCCGATCGGGCGATATCGGTTTCATGAATGCAGAGGGCCTGATCAAGATCGTCGATCGCAAGAAGGACATGATCCTCGTCTCGGGCTTCAACGTCTTTCCGAACGAAATCGAGGAGGTGGCAATGACCCATGCAGGTGTGCTCGAATGCGCAGCGATCGGCGTCGCCGACCCACATTCCGGTGAGGCGGTAAAGCTTTTCGTCGTGAAAAAGGATGGAAGCCTGACCGAGGCAGACGTCAAGGCGCACTGCGCTGCCAACTTGACGAATTACAAACGACCCAAATTCGTGGAATTCCGCACGGAGCTGCCAAAGTCCAATGTCGGCAAGATTTTGCGCAAGGATTTGCGTGGATAG